Proteins encoded by one window of Azospirillum brasilense:
- a CDS encoding heme ABC transporter permease, with protein sequence MHRFANPARFQRLSAAILPWTAGATVILLIVGLYIALIGSPRDYQQGDTVRIMYIHVPAAWMSLFVYVNMAIAAACGLVWKHPLADLFAKAAAPVGAGFTLICLVTGSLWGAPMWGTWWVWDARLTSVLILFFLYLGYMALVNAFDDPQRGTRAGNVLLLVGIVNVPIIKFSVDWWNTLHQPASVIRMGGPTIDGSMLVPLLVMALGFTAYFITVVLLRLRAEIVQRKIQTMRLTEAQG encoded by the coding sequence ATGCATCGATTTGCAAATCCTGCCCGCTTCCAGCGCCTGTCGGCGGCGATCCTGCCCTGGACGGCGGGGGCGACCGTGATCCTGCTGATCGTCGGGCTCTACATCGCGCTGATCGGCTCGCCCCGCGACTATCAGCAGGGCGACACCGTGCGGATCATGTACATCCATGTGCCCGCCGCCTGGATGAGCCTGTTCGTCTACGTCAACATGGCCATCGCCGCCGCCTGCGGACTCGTGTGGAAGCACCCGCTGGCCGACCTGTTCGCCAAGGCCGCCGCCCCGGTCGGCGCCGGCTTCACCCTCATCTGCCTCGTCACCGGCTCGCTGTGGGGCGCGCCGATGTGGGGGACGTGGTGGGTGTGGGACGCGCGGCTGACCAGCGTGCTGATCCTGTTCTTCCTCTATCTCGGCTACATGGCGCTGGTGAACGCCTTCGACGACCCGCAGCGCGGGACGCGGGCGGGCAACGTGCTGCTTCTCGTCGGCATCGTGAACGTGCCGATCATCAAATTCTCGGTGGACTGGTGGAACACCCTGCACCAGCCGGCCAGCGTCATCCGCATGGGCGGACCGACCATCGACGGGTCCATGCTGGTCCCGCTGCTGGTCATGGCGCTGGGCTTCACCGCCTACTTCATCACGGTGGTCCTGCTGCGCCTGCGGGCGGAGATCGTGCAGCGCAAGATCCAGACGATGCGCCTGACCGAGGCGCAGGGCTGA
- a CDS encoding DMT family transporter, whose product MPRTGATTAILAAVLFGVSTPLAKLLVHDLSPWMLAGLLYLGSGIGLGLVRLVRGLTGERKRSERGLRGAEWLWLLAAVVAGGVAGPVLLMAGLTATPASTASLLLNLEGVFTALLAWFVFREGVDRRLVAGMAAIVAGAVVLSWSGPVALAAGWGPAAVAAACLMWAVDNNLTRKVSLADPADIATIKGLVAGSVTVGIALALRDAPPAAPTAAAAMLVGLLGYGVSLVLFVVSLRHIGAARTGAYFSTAPFVGGIASLAIFGEPVTLGLAAAAVLMGVGVWLHLTEDHDHEHDHEEIEHDHPHTHDEHHRHHHDGPVTEPHSHRHRHGRLRHRHAHFPDAHHAHRH is encoded by the coding sequence ATGCCCCGAACCGGCGCGACGACCGCCATCCTGGCCGCAGTCCTTTTCGGCGTCAGCACGCCGCTGGCGAAGCTGCTCGTCCATGACCTGTCGCCCTGGATGCTGGCGGGCCTGCTGTATCTCGGCTCGGGGATCGGGCTGGGGCTGGTCCGGCTGGTCCGTGGGCTGACGGGAGAGCGCAAGCGCAGCGAACGCGGCCTCCGCGGTGCCGAATGGCTCTGGCTGCTGGCCGCCGTCGTTGCCGGGGGAGTCGCCGGGCCGGTGCTGCTGATGGCCGGCCTGACCGCGACGCCGGCATCCACCGCCTCGCTGCTGCTCAATCTGGAGGGGGTGTTCACCGCCCTGCTGGCCTGGTTCGTCTTCCGCGAGGGCGTCGACCGGCGCCTCGTCGCCGGCATGGCCGCCATCGTGGCGGGAGCGGTCGTGCTGTCCTGGAGCGGACCGGTGGCCCTCGCCGCCGGATGGGGACCGGCCGCGGTCGCCGCCGCCTGCCTGATGTGGGCGGTGGACAACAACCTGACCCGCAAGGTGTCGCTGGCCGACCCGGCGGACATCGCCACGATCAAGGGGCTGGTGGCCGGCAGCGTCACTGTCGGGATCGCCCTGGCGCTCCGCGACGCCCCGCCCGCCGCGCCGACCGCGGCGGCGGCGATGCTGGTCGGGCTGCTCGGCTACGGCGTCAGCCTCGTGCTGTTCGTGGTCTCCCTGCGCCACATCGGCGCCGCCCGCACCGGGGCCTATTTCTCGACGGCCCCCTTCGTCGGCGGCATCGCCTCCCTGGCGATCTTCGGCGAGCCGGTGACACTCGGGCTGGCGGCGGCGGCGGTCCTGATGGGTGTCGGCGTCTGGCTGCACCTGACCGAGGATCACGACCACGAGCACGATCATGAGGAGATCGAGCACGACCACCCGCACACCCATGACGAGCACCACCGCCACCATCACGACGGCCCGGTGACCGAACCGCACAGCCACCGGCATCGCCACGGCCGCCTGCGGCACCGGCACGCCCACTTTCCGGACGCCCACCACGCGCACCGGCACTGA
- the ccmD gene encoding heme exporter protein CcmD has translation MAEFFAMGGYAAYVWSSYALAALVMVGLLVATLKALRGAETTLKALEGSRPPRRRRARNGAAASPAAEVGEG, from the coding sequence ATGGCAGAGTTTTTCGCGATGGGCGGCTACGCCGCGTATGTCTGGTCGTCCTACGCGCTGGCGGCGCTGGTGATGGTCGGCCTGCTGGTCGCCACGCTGAAGGCGCTGCGCGGCGCCGAGACGACCCTGAAGGCGCTGGAAGGCAGCCGCCCGCCGCGGCGGCGCCGGGCGCGCAACGGAGCCGCGGCGTCGCCCGCGGCGGAGGTTGGTGAAGGATGA
- a CDS encoding ATP-binding protein, with protein sequence MKVGIDMGAAMTAGATGASAMLDLEELLATRLLVQGNSGSGKSHLLRRLIEQSARWVQQAVIDPEGDFVTLAERFGHIVVNADEHSEAALQSVAARVRQHRVSVVLNLEGLDADMQMRHAAAFLGGLFDADRDHWYPMLVVVDEAQLFAPSAAGEVSDEARKVSLGAMTNLMCRGRKRGLAGVIATQRLAKLAKNVAAEASNFLMGRTFLDIDMARAADLLGMERRTAEMFRDLERGHFIALGPAISRRPLPLRIGAVETQGRAGSPKLMPLPDTPLEDARELIFKPGEPEPPRLPVRRPSTSASADLLAQLARPRPLPVEPESEDAAPAPPLEEPETPEQAAERKAAYETILREVLADPEAPYRSIAVLYQDFLVRCRTQGVRGELLELPAFRRKLAAARAGAGDGTTENPAWEKATQVAATLPEDIQVVFLLLARAALDHLPCPSDAEVARACGSRSRGRARRLLTYMEQRGFIATRSGLGNTRSIALPALGWETALGDPNAEDGSDGPEDGGLFATA encoded by the coding sequence ATGAAGGTCGGCATCGACATGGGGGCGGCCATGACGGCTGGCGCGACGGGGGCGTCGGCGATGCTGGATCTCGAGGAGCTGCTGGCGACCCGCCTGCTGGTGCAGGGCAACTCCGGCTCCGGCAAGTCGCATCTGCTGCGCCGCCTGATCGAGCAGAGCGCGCGCTGGGTGCAGCAGGCGGTGATCGACCCCGAGGGCGACTTCGTGACTCTGGCCGAGCGTTTCGGCCACATCGTGGTGAACGCCGACGAGCACAGCGAGGCCGCCCTGCAGAGCGTCGCCGCCCGCGTGCGCCAGCACCGCGTCTCCGTCGTCCTGAACCTGGAGGGTCTGGACGCGGACATGCAGATGCGCCACGCCGCGGCCTTCCTGGGCGGGCTGTTCGACGCCGACCGCGACCACTGGTACCCCATGCTGGTGGTGGTGGACGAGGCGCAGCTCTTCGCCCCCTCCGCCGCCGGCGAGGTGTCGGACGAGGCGCGCAAGGTCTCGCTGGGCGCCATGACCAACCTGATGTGCCGCGGCCGCAAGCGCGGGCTGGCCGGGGTGATCGCGACGCAGCGCCTCGCCAAGCTCGCCAAGAACGTGGCGGCGGAGGCCTCCAACTTCCTGATGGGCCGCACCTTCCTCGACATCGACATGGCCCGCGCCGCCGACCTGCTGGGCATGGAGCGCCGCACCGCGGAGATGTTCCGCGACCTGGAGCGCGGCCATTTCATCGCGCTCGGCCCGGCCATCTCGCGCCGTCCGCTGCCGCTGCGCATCGGTGCCGTCGAGACGCAGGGGAGGGCCGGCAGCCCGAAGCTGATGCCGCTGCCCGACACCCCGCTGGAGGACGCGCGGGAGCTGATCTTCAAGCCGGGCGAGCCGGAACCACCGCGCCTGCCGGTGCGCCGCCCCTCGACCAGCGCCAGCGCCGACCTGCTGGCCCAGCTCGCCCGCCCGCGCCCCCTGCCGGTGGAGCCGGAAAGCGAGGACGCCGCCCCCGCGCCGCCTCTGGAGGAGCCGGAAACGCCGGAGCAGGCGGCGGAGCGCAAAGCCGCCTACGAGACGATCCTGCGCGAGGTTCTGGCCGATCCGGAGGCGCCCTACCGTTCCATCGCCGTGCTGTACCAGGACTTCCTGGTGCGCTGCCGGACCCAGGGGGTACGGGGCGAGCTGCTGGAACTGCCGGCCTTCCGGCGCAAGCTGGCGGCGGCCCGCGCCGGGGCGGGCGACGGCACCACGGAGAATCCCGCCTGGGAAAAGGCGACCCAGGTCGCGGCGACCCTGCCGGAGGACATCCAGGTCGTTTTCCTGCTGCTGGCCCGCGCGGCGCTGGACCATCTGCCCTGCCCGTCCGACGCCGAGGTGGCCCGCGCCTGCGGCAGCCGGTCGCGAGGGCGGGCGCGGCGGCTGCTGACCTACATGGAGCAGCGCGGCTTCATCGCCACGCGCAGCGGGCTGGGCAACACGCGCAGCATCGCCCTGCCGGCGCTGGGCTGGGAGACGGCGCTGGGCGATCCGAACGCCGAGGACGGTTCCGACGGGCCGGAGGACGGCGGGCTGTTCGCCACCGCCTGA
- a CDS encoding bifunctional diguanylate cyclase/phosphodiesterase has translation MDEAMASVPAEEWDGRPGVPAGSARKAALPAEWTRLLAGLSVAFQPIVQMRTGRCHGMEALLRGLERSPFASPNDLLDAACMQGLLAEVECALHAKAAAAFRALDNWPNAKLFLNIDARVVGVAGSPWLAPFALDGGTADPRLAISLEISERRELRPDHSIEQAIDRYRQAGIGVALDDFGVGFAGLRLLYESKPDYLKIDRYFIDGIDQDTRKRAIAHALVGYAHALGILIIAEGVETEKEFHTCRDLGCDFAQGYLIARPSLELRAVPERYGIVEELNRRDRRKPNEARLRLSEVIERQPPLAVTSPKTELLEYFRGDHSPSIAPIVDRQQRPLGLIRERDLKRFVYSRFGSELLRNRGLGDTLLDLVVKSPVCDISTPLDQVIEAFSAEEASDGIIIIEGGEYAGFLSSGALIRLVHERNLAVAADQNPLTRLPGNAAIVRHIERALQEQDRGHVLAYLDFDNFKPFNDRFGFRQGDRAILMFSERLKAWASGNGGFAGHIGGDDFFVALSGAADEDALARVADLVAQFRSDAESLYDAEAREAGCFEGKDRYGAVRRFPLLSASGVAVVLAPGRHRLTPDAINTAIAGHKAIAKESPDKLCTVRLPAL, from the coding sequence GTGGACGAAGCCATGGCCTCGGTGCCAGCAGAAGAATGGGATGGTCGCCCCGGCGTCCCGGCGGGGAGCGCCCGCAAGGCCGCGCTGCCGGCGGAATGGACCCGACTTCTGGCCGGTCTGTCGGTCGCCTTCCAGCCCATCGTGCAGATGCGCACCGGCCGCTGCCATGGCATGGAGGCTCTGCTGCGCGGGTTGGAGCGCAGCCCCTTCGCCAGCCCCAACGACCTGCTGGACGCCGCCTGCATGCAGGGTCTGCTGGCCGAGGTCGAATGCGCCCTGCACGCCAAGGCGGCGGCCGCCTTCCGGGCGCTGGACAACTGGCCGAACGCCAAGCTGTTCCTGAACATCGACGCGCGGGTGGTCGGGGTGGCCGGCTCGCCCTGGCTGGCCCCCTTCGCGCTGGACGGCGGCACAGCCGACCCGCGCCTGGCCATCAGCCTGGAGATTTCCGAGCGGCGGGAGCTGCGCCCCGACCACAGCATCGAGCAGGCCATCGACCGCTACCGGCAGGCCGGCATCGGGGTGGCGCTGGACGACTTCGGCGTCGGCTTCGCCGGGCTGCGGCTGCTCTACGAATCCAAGCCCGACTATCTCAAGATCGACCGCTATTTCATCGACGGCATCGACCAGGACACGCGCAAGCGGGCCATCGCCCACGCGCTGGTCGGCTACGCCCATGCGCTCGGCATCCTCATCATCGCCGAGGGGGTGGAGACGGAGAAGGAATTCCACACCTGCCGCGATCTCGGTTGCGACTTCGCCCAGGGCTACCTGATCGCCCGGCCGAGCCTGGAACTGCGCGCGGTGCCCGAGCGCTACGGCATCGTCGAGGAGCTGAACCGCCGCGACCGCCGCAAGCCGAACGAGGCCCGCCTGCGCCTGTCCGAGGTGATCGAGCGCCAGCCGCCGCTGGCCGTCACCTCCCCGAAGACCGAGCTTCTGGAATATTTCCGCGGCGACCACAGCCCGTCCATCGCCCCCATCGTCGACCGCCAGCAGCGCCCGCTGGGGCTGATCCGCGAACGCGACCTGAAGCGCTTCGTCTATTCCCGCTTCGGCAGCGAGCTTCTGCGCAACAGGGGTCTGGGCGACACGCTTCTGGATCTGGTGGTGAAGAGCCCGGTCTGCGACATCTCCACCCCACTCGACCAGGTGATCGAAGCCTTCTCGGCGGAGGAGGCCAGCGACGGCATCATCATCATCGAAGGCGGCGAATACGCCGGCTTCCTGTCCAGCGGCGCGCTGATCCGGCTGGTGCACGAGCGCAACCTCGCCGTGGCCGCCGACCAGAACCCGCTGACCCGCCTGCCCGGCAACGCCGCCATCGTGCGCCACATCGAGCGCGCCCTTCAGGAGCAGGACCGCGGGCATGTCCTGGCCTATCTGGACTTCGACAACTTCAAGCCCTTCAACGACCGTTTCGGCTTCCGCCAGGGCGACCGCGCCATTCTGATGTTCAGCGAGCGGCTGAAGGCCTGGGCGTCGGGCAACGGCGGCTTCGCCGGCCACATCGGCGGCGACGACTTCTTCGTCGCCCTCAGCGGCGCCGCGGACGAGGACGCGCTCGCCCGCGTCGCCGACCTCGTCGCGCAATTCCGCTCCGACGCGGAGAGCCTCTACGACGCGGAGGCGCGGGAGGCCGGCTGCTTCGAGGGCAAGGACCGCTACGGCGCGGTGCGGCGTTTCCCGCTGCTGTCGGCCAGCGGCGTCGCCGTGGTGCTGGCGCCCGGGCGGCATCGGCTGACCCCCGACGCGATCAACACCGCCATCGCCGGCCACAAGGCCATCGCCAAGGAAAGCCCCGACAAGCTCTGCACCGTCCGCCTCCCAGCCCTTTGA